In Candidatus Methylopumilus universalis, one DNA window encodes the following:
- a CDS encoding M17 family metallopeptidase: MGIQIVQKRGVATEKNIKGSHLLCVLSDATSKTFPFIKELDRKLKRAHKKMASLSKEPVTIEIQDGRLLSFVVLDQKMNTFQRHTLIRKALKPLIAENPETLNIALFGDEDLKEINARAAVYVALMNSQRLPSYKKESAKKNIKSIEVFGIELKDKFAHEIAIVSGNSLTRELTMLPPNELTPSIYRTKIKSLAKANGWKLEEFDMAKLKKMGAGAFVAVGQGSEPQDAAIVHLTYKPKQIKKNIAVIGKGICFDTGGHNLKPARYMHGMHEDMNGSAVSLGILLSATLLKLPIKIDCWLAIAQNHIGPKAYKQNDVVKSLNGTSIEIIHTDAEGRMVLADTLTLASRLKPDMMIDFATLTGSMATALGDRYSGVISNRPELSCLAVGAGSDAGERIAAFPFDEDYEEDLESGIADIKQCTLEGGADHIHAARFLNRFIENNVPWLHTDLSSSNRKGGLGAALSEVNGFGVGFGIQVLKKVLQK, from the coding sequence ATGGGAATTCAAATTGTACAAAAAAGAGGCGTTGCGACAGAAAAAAACATCAAAGGGAGTCATCTCCTTTGTGTTTTAAGTGACGCGACATCAAAGACATTTCCTTTTATAAAAGAGCTTGATCGAAAACTAAAGCGTGCCCACAAAAAAATGGCAAGCCTATCCAAGGAGCCTGTCACTATTGAGATTCAGGATGGCCGTTTGTTAAGTTTTGTTGTCTTAGATCAAAAAATGAATACTTTTCAGCGTCATACTTTAATTCGAAAAGCACTCAAGCCTTTAATTGCGGAAAACCCTGAAACACTTAATATCGCTTTATTTGGCGATGAAGATTTAAAAGAGATAAATGCGCGCGCTGCAGTCTATGTTGCACTTATGAACAGTCAAAGATTGCCTAGTTATAAAAAAGAAAGTGCCAAAAAAAATATCAAGTCCATTGAAGTATTTGGTATTGAGCTTAAAGATAAATTTGCACATGAAATTGCTATTGTGAGTGGCAATTCACTGACACGTGAATTGACGATGTTGCCACCAAATGAATTAACCCCATCTATTTATCGCACAAAAATAAAATCACTCGCGAAAGCGAATGGCTGGAAGCTCGAAGAGTTTGATATGGCGAAATTAAAAAAGATGGGCGCAGGCGCTTTTGTGGCAGTGGGGCAAGGTTCTGAGCCTCAAGATGCTGCAATTGTGCATCTCACTTATAAGCCCAAACAAATTAAGAAAAATATTGCAGTCATTGGCAAAGGTATTTGTTTTGATACAGGCGGGCACAATTTAAAACCAGCACGTTATATGCATGGCATGCATGAAGACATGAATGGTTCTGCAGTCTCCCTTGGTATTTTATTAAGTGCGACACTTTTAAAGCTCCCTATTAAAATTGATTGCTGGTTAGCTATTGCGCAAAATCATATTGGACCTAAAGCCTATAAACAAAATGATGTGGTGAAGTCTCTTAATGGCACGAGCATCGAAATTATTCATACCGATGCGGAAGGGCGCATGGTCTTGGCTGACACGTTAACGTTAGCCTCCCGCTTGAAGCCTGACATGATGATCGATTTTGCAACACTGACAGGCAGCATGGCAACAGCACTGGGTGACCGTTACAGTGGTGTAATATCTAATCGACCTGAATTATCTTGTTTAGCCGTGGGTGCGGGAAGTGATGCTGGAGAGCGGATTGCGGCATTCCCATTTGATGAAGATTATGAAGAGGATCTTGAGAGTGGCATCGCTGATATTAAGCAGTGCACGCTTGAAGGTGGCGCTGATCATATCCATGCGGCACGATTCCTAAATCGTTTTATCGAAAACAATGTGCCGTGGTTACATACCGATCTCTCATCGAGTAATCGAAAGGGTGGTCTTGGGGCTGCGCTAAGTGAAGTCAATGGATTTGGTGTGGGTTTTGGTATTCAGGTTTTGAAAAAAGTTTTACAAAAATAA
- the hrpA gene encoding ATP-dependent RNA helicase HrpA, whose protein sequence is MSELLKNKDKNVAIEASRQARLESLLPIDFPETLPVSQRIKEINEAILNHQVVILCGETGSGKTTQLPKLCLHLGRGIKGLIGHTQPRRLAARSVASRIASELKSPLGDAVGFKIRFADKVSQQTLIKVMTDGVLLAETQTDPDLKQYDTIIIDEAHERSLNIDFLLGYLKQLTLRRPDLKIIITSATIDVESFSKHFNQAPIIEVSGRTYPVEIRYRPLEVKDEDDQVEKIEEAILDVVKDFSKAGGDTLVFLPGEREIRDIAEFLKNKLPPHYEILPLFSRLSNEEQQKIFRGSNGRRIILSTNVAETSLTVPGIKYVIDPGIARVNRYSTRNKVEQLQVEKISQASAKQRSGRCGRVSDGICVRLYSEDDFNARPLFLDPEIYRSSLASVILKMASLHLGDVSQFPFIQPPSRRFIQDGYLLLQELGAVNDQYELTPIGRDLARLPMDPRLGRMLLQAKKENALAELLIIVSALSIQDPRERPLDKKAESEVAQVRFFDEKSDFVSYLKLWAFFDEAIQKKTTQNNLRKLCHAHFLSYLRMREWRDLHDQIRDLILDMHYKENDKPANYVQIHRSILSGLLGNIGIKALEDDSYIGARNIQFHLSPGSNIKRRKSKWVMAADLVDTTKLYARTAAEIDVEWIESLSMHLVDHHHTDPYWDTKLSRVNAHERITLYGLTIVPKRNVHFGPINPEIAREIFIRQGLVSGGYVSKGLFWKHNQDLIEEVELLEHKARRLDVLVNEEDLFEFYDNKIPQGIINGDGFEDWRRETELRDPQALFLTKALLMKRDANEITEIQYPESLTIEGIVIPLKYRFEPGHPDDGVTAVISEIDFHQLDLNILQWLVPGMIREKMNCIFKSLPKNIRTQLFPLTDSVTEFLTQYKTHHHLFQSISDFVLKKTKEPHMINEEEIESLPRHCFMNIEVRNQKNELVSQGRDLNLLKGSVKPQVHVKKNDKANAVERFDLKRWDFDELPYDILLNTHQKDYKGFVALSDDDEAVSIRVFVSEEEAKVSHRQGVLRLLSFELKPQLKQLEKDLNKLKEAQLFLRDSIEPEELRGDVVEMVLDAALNSEIAMPRTSSDFITLIKRIKNMLPQTMKAILDTIHLSATHYHQLKQLLKALSPVQKRSESIFVNRMNFLIHNEFILTTPSDIFSHLPRYLKALIIRIEKYPSRVDKDALMQKDIDRIHQLLGERLKPYITKKMAPPKILKDFQWQIEELHVSLFAQDLKTAYPVSLKRLEKALEDIPYYP, encoded by the coding sequence GTGAGTGAGCTATTAAAAAACAAAGATAAAAATGTAGCGATTGAAGCATCAAGACAGGCTCGACTAGAAAGCTTGTTACCTATTGATTTTCCCGAAACACTTCCAGTCTCACAAAGAATCAAAGAGATTAATGAAGCGATTCTTAATCATCAAGTTGTGATCTTGTGTGGCGAAACCGGATCAGGTAAAACCACACAACTGCCTAAGCTATGTCTTCATTTAGGTCGGGGTATCAAAGGCCTCATTGGTCATACACAACCTAGACGTCTTGCGGCGAGATCTGTGGCCTCTCGTATAGCATCGGAACTCAAGTCACCCTTAGGTGATGCAGTAGGATTTAAAATAAGATTCGCAGATAAAGTGTCTCAACAAACACTCATTAAAGTGATGACCGATGGCGTCCTTTTAGCTGAGACTCAAACAGATCCTGACCTTAAACAATACGACACCATAATTATCGACGAAGCTCATGAGCGAAGTCTTAATATTGATTTTCTTTTGGGTTACTTAAAGCAGCTCACTTTAAGACGTCCTGATTTAAAAATTATTATTACGAGTGCGACCATTGATGTCGAAAGTTTTTCAAAACACTTTAACCAGGCACCCATTATTGAAGTGTCAGGTAGGACATATCCCGTTGAGATTCGTTACCGACCCTTGGAAGTCAAAGACGAAGACGACCAAGTAGAAAAAATTGAGGAAGCTATCCTTGATGTTGTAAAAGATTTCTCAAAGGCAGGAGGTGACACCTTAGTATTTTTGCCGGGTGAGCGGGAAATACGAGATATCGCTGAATTTCTAAAAAATAAATTGCCACCGCATTACGAAATCCTTCCACTTTTTTCAAGACTTTCCAATGAAGAGCAACAAAAAATATTTAGAGGATCGAACGGACGTCGGATCATCTTATCCACGAATGTCGCTGAAACATCGCTCACTGTTCCAGGAATTAAATATGTGATTGATCCAGGCATTGCCAGAGTGAATAGATATAGTACGAGGAATAAGGTTGAGCAGTTGCAGGTGGAGAAAATATCTCAAGCATCTGCTAAGCAAAGAAGCGGTCGATGTGGGCGCGTGTCTGATGGCATTTGTGTAAGGCTCTATTCAGAAGATGATTTTAACGCGAGACCTTTATTCCTAGACCCTGAAATTTATCGATCCTCTTTAGCCTCTGTTATTTTAAAAATGGCTTCGCTTCATTTGGGCGACGTATCACAATTTCCTTTTATACAACCTCCTAGTCGACGATTTATACAAGATGGGTATTTATTGTTACAAGAGTTAGGTGCCGTGAATGATCAATATGAGTTAACACCGATTGGTCGAGATTTAGCAAGACTGCCTATGGATCCAAGATTAGGCCGCATGCTACTCCAAGCTAAAAAAGAAAATGCATTAGCTGAGCTTTTAATTATTGTGAGTGCATTAAGTATCCAAGATCCAAGAGAACGACCTTTGGATAAAAAAGCCGAAAGTGAAGTGGCGCAGGTTAGATTCTTTGATGAGAAATCCGATTTTGTATCTTATTTAAAACTTTGGGCATTCTTTGATGAGGCGATTCAGAAGAAGACAACACAAAACAATTTAAGAAAACTTTGTCATGCCCATTTCTTATCATATCTTCGTATGAGGGAATGGCGCGATCTTCACGATCAAATCCGAGATCTCATTTTAGATATGCATTATAAAGAGAATGATAAGCCTGCTAATTATGTCCAAATTCACCGATCCATCTTGTCTGGGCTTTTAGGTAATATCGGGATAAAAGCGTTAGAAGATGATTCTTATATAGGCGCTCGTAACATTCAATTCCATTTGTCACCCGGATCAAATATAAAAAGAAGAAAGTCGAAGTGGGTCATGGCGGCAGACCTTGTGGATACGACAAAACTTTATGCAAGAACGGCCGCTGAGATTGATGTGGAATGGATCGAATCATTAAGTATGCATTTAGTTGATCATCATCATACTGATCCTTATTGGGACACTAAATTATCTCGTGTAAATGCACATGAAAGAATTACACTTTATGGACTGACCATTGTCCCTAAACGCAATGTGCACTTTGGACCCATCAATCCTGAAATTGCGCGTGAGATTTTTATTAGACAAGGGCTTGTCTCTGGAGGCTATGTTTCAAAAGGATTATTTTGGAAACATAATCAGGATCTTATCGAAGAGGTCGAGCTTTTAGAACACAAAGCAAGACGCCTTGATGTATTAGTCAATGAAGAAGATCTTTTTGAGTTTTATGACAATAAAATACCTCAAGGCATTATTAACGGTGATGGATTTGAGGATTGGCGACGCGAGACAGAATTGAGAGATCCGCAAGCTTTATTTCTCACAAAAGCACTTCTGATGAAGCGGGATGCGAATGAGATCACTGAGATTCAATACCCTGAATCTTTAACTATCGAGGGTATTGTGATCCCACTTAAATATCGGTTTGAACCCGGACATCCAGATGATGGGGTCACTGCTGTGATTTCTGAGATTGATTTTCATCAGCTAGATTTAAATATATTACAGTGGCTAGTGCCCGGTATGATTCGTGAAAAAATGAATTGTATTTTTAAGTCATTGCCAAAAAATATTCGCACTCAACTCTTTCCTCTTACGGATAGCGTGACAGAATTCTTAACGCAATATAAAACCCATCATCATTTATTTCAATCCATCAGTGATTTTGTTTTAAAGAAAACAAAAGAGCCTCACATGATCAATGAAGAGGAAATAGAAAGTCTCCCTCGCCATTGCTTTATGAATATCGAAGTGAGAAACCAAAAAAATGAACTCGTATCACAAGGCCGTGATTTAAATCTTTTAAAAGGCTCAGTCAAGCCGCAAGTGCATGTCAAAAAGAATGATAAGGCGAATGCGGTTGAGCGATTTGATTTAAAAAGATGGGATTTCGATGAGTTACCTTATGACATTCTATTAAATACTCATCAAAAAGATTACAAAGGTTTTGTGGCATTATCCGATGATGACGAGGCGGTGTCTATTCGGGTTTTTGTCTCCGAAGAAGAGGCCAAAGTATCTCATCGTCAAGGTGTTTTAAGGTTGCTTAGTTTTGAATTAAAACCACAACTCAAACAGCTTGAAAAAGATTTGAACAAATTGAAAGAAGCCCAACTTTTTTTAAGGGATAGTATTGAACCTGAAGAATTGAGAGGGGATGTAGTTGAAATGGTCTTAGATGCAGCTTTGAATTCCGAGATTGCAATGCCCAGGACTTCAAGTGATTTCATTACACTCATTAAGCGTATCAAAAATATGCTACCGCAAACTATGAAGGCTATATTAGATACCATTCATCTGAGCGCTACCCATTATCACCAACTCAAACAATTATTAAAAGCTTTAAGTCCAGTTCAAAAAAGATCAGAATCAATCTTCGTAAATCGCATGAATTTTTTAATTCATAATGAATTTATACTAACAACACCCTCAGATATATTCTCTCATTTACCCAGATACTTGAAGGCCCTTATCATTCGTATTGAAAAATATCCTTCAAGAGTTGATAAAGATGCACTCATGCAAAAAGACATTGATCGCATTCATCAATTGCTTGGTGAGCGATTAAAGCCTTATATAACTAAAAAAATGGCACCACCTAAAATCCTAAAAGATTTTCAATGGCAGATTGAAGAGCTTCACGTATCATTATTTGCACAAGACTTAAAAACGGCATATCCCGTTTCACTTAAACGGTTAGAAAAAGCGCTGGAGGATATTCCTTATTACCCATGA
- a CDS encoding class I SAM-dependent methyltransferase, whose product MEDLKDIKPQQSIELLKALHILTRDGRMNQDSRRKLKQVYHLYQLIEPYLEKALATNPQFTLVDHGAGKSYLGFILYDLFLKDKGGALFAIEHRPELIEKAKALADTLKFDRMHFFASDIKNSLDDSSLPKKVDMVTALHACDTATDDAILFGLKKEAKYIVLIPCCQAEVSKTLRSDKSDQLKYTLSELWRHPMHTREFGSHLTNVLRCLLLEGMGYKVTVTELVGWEHSMKNELIMAENIYQPKKIALDRLEEILKTCHLESLKSRFLPII is encoded by the coding sequence ATGGAAGATTTAAAAGACATTAAACCCCAGCAATCTATTGAGCTTTTAAAGGCGCTCCATATCCTTACCCGGGATGGCCGGATGAATCAAGATTCAAGGCGGAAACTCAAGCAGGTTTATCATCTCTATCAGTTGATTGAACCTTATCTTGAAAAAGCCTTAGCTACGAATCCTCAATTTACTTTGGTAGACCATGGTGCCGGAAAGTCTTACTTAGGCTTTATCTTGTACGATCTTTTTTTAAAAGATAAAGGTGGGGCACTCTTCGCTATTGAACACCGACCAGAGCTCATTGAGAAAGCTAAAGCGTTGGCTGACACTTTAAAATTTGACCGCATGCATTTTTTTGCATCCGATATAAAAAATTCACTGGATGATTCGAGCCTTCCAAAAAAAGTAGATATGGTGACAGCACTTCATGCATGTGATACAGCCACAGATGATGCCATTCTTTTTGGACTTAAAAAGGAGGCGAAATATATTGTGCTCATTCCTTGTTGTCAGGCAGAGGTATCAAAAACTTTACGATCGGACAAATCAGATCAACTAAAATATACATTATCTGAATTATGGCGACATCCGATGCATACAAGAGAATTTGGAAGTCATCTCACGAATGTATTAAGATGTTTATTACTGGAAGGTATGGGTTACAAGGTCACAGTTACTGAGTTAGTTGGTTGGGAACACTCCATGAAAAATGAACTGATCATGGCTGAGAATATTTATCAGCCTAAAAAAATTGCATTAGATCGATTAGAAGAAATTTTAAAAACATGTCATCTAGAGTCTTTAAAATCTAGATTTTTACCTATCATTTAG
- the tpx gene encoding thiol peroxidase — translation MMAVTLKGGPVKIGGQFLSKGQKAPDFSLADKTRADVGLAHFAGKRKVLNIFPSIDTPTCATSVRKFNEAAAKLNNTVVLCISADLPFAQNRFCGAEKIENVQTLSTFRNTKKFATDFGVSIDDTSLAGLTSRAVIVLNENNEVLHSELVSEITEEPNYEAALNVL, via the coding sequence ATCATGGCAGTGACTCTTAAAGGCGGCCCAGTCAAAATAGGTGGTCAATTTTTAAGCAAGGGACAAAAAGCACCTGACTTTAGTCTCGCAGATAAAACGCGTGCAGATGTAGGTTTAGCTCATTTTGCTGGCAAACGAAAAGTACTCAACATTTTCCCAAGTATAGATACGCCAACATGCGCTACGTCTGTCAGAAAATTTAATGAAGCAGCGGCTAAATTAAATAACACGGTCGTTTTGTGTATCTCAGCTGATTTACCTTTTGCGCAGAATCGTTTTTGCGGTGCTGAAAAAATTGAGAACGTACAAACGCTCTCCACCTTTCGTAACACGAAAAAATTTGCAACAGACTTTGGTGTATCGATTGACGACACGAGCTTGGCAGGTTTGACTTCTCGCGCTGTGATCGTGTTAAACGAAAACAATGAAGTACTTCATAGCGAACTTGTTTCAGAAATTACAGAAGAACCTAACTACGAAGCTGCTTTAAACGTACTTTAG
- a CDS encoding fused MFS/spermidine synthase, protein MRDLFKKIFREEVSDDDISIDVSESEGVRSLHFASHAIQSSMRLKKPFHLELTYTRAMMMFLLFHARPRKILLIGLGGASIPKFIHRFLPDMKSITLEIHRKVIGVAHLMFHLPPNDKSLKVIHGDGIPFMKEHPESTDILMIDAFDPDGIPRNFRSLSFFDVCKSTLRKHGIFVMNIWASDPHYDLYIDRMRRVFEGLILIIPTGKPGNQIVLGFNDMPLELDVKTLRSKAKSLEKTYGLEFLAFFNQLMLHNHQASNTIIFDQ, encoded by the coding sequence ATGAGAGACTTATTTAAAAAAATTTTTCGTGAAGAAGTGAGTGATGATGACATCAGTATTGATGTCAGTGAATCAGAGGGTGTTCGTTCGCTTCATTTTGCATCGCACGCGATTCAAAGCTCGATGCGCTTAAAAAAACCTTTCCATTTGGAGCTGACCTACACGCGAGCGATGATGATGTTTCTTCTCTTTCATGCGCGTCCTCGTAAAATTTTATTGATTGGCTTAGGCGGTGCATCCATCCCTAAATTTATTCACCGGTTCTTACCTGATATGAAATCGATTACCCTCGAGATTCATCGAAAAGTGATTGGTGTTGCACATCTTATGTTTCATCTCCCGCCGAATGATAAATCTTTAAAAGTCATTCATGGGGATGGCATCCCTTTTATGAAAGAGCATCCGGAGTCGACGGATATATTAATGATTGATGCTTTTGATCCTGATGGTATCCCGCGTAACTTTAGGAGCCTCTCATTTTTTGATGTATGCAAATCGACTTTGCGTAAACATGGTATTTTTGTGATGAACATATGGGCAAGTGATCCTCATTACGATCTTTATATTGATCGCATGCGTCGTGTCTTCGAAGGACTCATCTTGATTATTCCCACAGGTAAACCCGGCAATCAAATTGTATTAGGTTTTAATGACATGCCTCTTGAGCTTGATGTGAAGACATTGCGATCAAAGGCCAAATCACTCGAAAAAACTTATGGGCTCGAATTTTTAGCATTTTTTAATCAGCTTATGCTTCATAATCACCAGGCGTCGAACACGATCATATTCGATCAATAA
- a CDS encoding surface-adhesin E family protein, whose product MKKLNLFLTLIFISSPVYAERIKIWESDTSEHFIKSDTVKYKGKLVTFWLLTNNYLPDESGHLSYKQKIEIDCSYDQLRMLAQIGYQQTMGSGTSTRFRKTYEEWAEIVPESLGGELYKYLCTKK is encoded by the coding sequence ATGAAAAAACTAAATTTATTTCTTACTCTAATCTTTATAAGCTCGCCCGTTTATGCCGAGCGGATAAAAATTTGGGAGTCTGATACGAGTGAACATTTTATTAAATCAGACACAGTGAAATACAAAGGTAAATTGGTAACATTTTGGTTATTAACGAATAATTATTTGCCGGATGAATCAGGTCATTTATCTTATAAACAAAAAATTGAAATTGATTGTAGTTATGATCAATTAAGAATGCTCGCACAAATAGGTTATCAACAAACTATGGGATCAGGGACATCAACTCGCTTCCGCAAAACTTATGAAGAATGGGCCGAAATTGTACCTGAGAGCCTTGGTGGTGAGCTTTATAAGTATCTTTGCACAAAAAAATAA
- the ylqF gene encoding ribosome biogenesis GTPase YlqF produces the protein MSIQWFPGHMVAAQKKAAETMEFTDVVIEVLDARIPGASQNPMIKELGATRQRAHLKILNKSDLADPNVTEQWIHYFNKIPKTKAVAISCKKVNEPKKILALCQTLAPHRGDTLKPLRMMIMGVPNVGKSTLMNAILNRRIAKVGDEPAITKQQQRHQINDHMILIDTPGMMWPKIRYPSDGDLLAANNNIGKNAYFEEEIADKLAGILLEQYPALIKARYKLENLITDGIALLESIAKKKGFPLKNHSIDLERAAITLLNDYRQGLLGRISLETPESRMLMMSRQTTIGEDNPSQDKET, from the coding sequence ATGAGCATTCAGTGGTTTCCAGGACACATGGTCGCAGCCCAAAAAAAAGCTGCTGAAACCATGGAATTTACCGATGTAGTCATCGAAGTACTAGATGCGAGGATTCCGGGTGCGTCACAGAATCCAATGATTAAGGAGCTTGGTGCTACTCGCCAACGAGCTCATCTTAAGATACTTAATAAGTCCGACTTAGCAGACCCGAATGTGACTGAACAATGGATTCATTACTTCAACAAAATACCCAAAACAAAAGCCGTTGCCATCTCATGCAAAAAAGTGAATGAGCCAAAAAAAATACTAGCGCTTTGTCAAACATTAGCGCCCCATCGAGGCGACACACTCAAGCCTCTTCGTATGATGATTATGGGTGTGCCTAACGTTGGTAAATCAACACTTATGAATGCCATTCTGAATCGTCGAATTGCTAAAGTTGGTGATGAGCCTGCGATCACCAAACAACAACAACGACATCAAATTAACGACCACATGATACTCATCGACACACCTGGCATGATGTGGCCAAAAATTCGCTACCCCTCTGATGGTGATTTATTAGCGGCGAATAACAATATAGGTAAGAATGCTTATTTCGAGGAAGAGATAGCGGATAAATTAGCTGGCATTCTTCTAGAACAATATCCAGCACTTATTAAAGCACGTTATAAATTAGAAAATTTAATTACAGATGGCATTGCACTCTTAGAATCGATTGCAAAGAAAAAAGGATTTCCGCTTAAAAACCATAGTATCGATTTGGAAAGAGCAGCTATTACTTTATTGAATGATTATCGACAGGGTTTATTAGGTCGCATCAGTTTAGAAACGCCTGAGTCTAGAATGCTTATGATGAGCCGTCAAACAACGATAGGAGAAGATAATCCTTCTCAAGATAAAGAAACTTAA
- a CDS encoding THUMP domain-containing class I SAM-dependent RNA methyltransferase: MNFQFFATCPRGLEALLADELLAQRALKIVVTDGGVSFEGSLDTMYRINLHSRIATRIMSRVGQGSYATEEDIYKATFKLHWPSWFKVNQTIRVKVTGVKCPLKSLDFVTLRIKDAVCDRFREEGALRPSVSVRDPDVRIHAYLTQDQYQLYLDTSGAPLYQRGFRDVSVIAPLRENLAAGIIMLSGWIPGTPFLDPMCGSGTFLIEAAMMAVNQPPGMKRTFGFQKLTSFDEGLWKKIETEAMNKMKPIEFLDIYGSDMDLRAVRVARHNLKVAGLEEVAKVIQSDFVKLEPPASEGTLVTNPPYGQRIGEDEDLKEVYPVWAKHMKESFGGWNTYFLTADLEMPKDMRLKPSKKTPLYNGALECRLFEIKMVAGSNRKPKD; encoded by the coding sequence TTGAATTTCCAATTTTTTGCTACTTGTCCACGCGGTCTTGAAGCCCTACTTGCAGATGAACTTTTAGCACAGCGTGCATTAAAGATTGTTGTGACTGATGGAGGCGTATCGTTTGAAGGTAGTTTAGACACGATGTATCGCATCAATTTACATAGTCGAATAGCTACGCGCATTATGTCTCGAGTAGGTCAGGGTAGTTATGCTACTGAAGAAGATATTTATAAAGCGACGTTTAAACTTCATTGGCCTTCATGGTTTAAAGTGAATCAAACGATTCGCGTCAAAGTCACAGGAGTGAAGTGTCCTTTAAAAAGTTTAGACTTTGTGACGCTCCGTATTAAAGATGCTGTGTGTGATCGTTTCCGTGAAGAGGGTGCGTTAAGACCATCAGTAAGTGTCAGAGATCCTGACGTTCGTATTCATGCTTATCTCACACAAGATCAATACCAACTTTATCTCGATACCTCGGGTGCCCCGCTTTATCAAAGAGGATTTCGTGATGTGAGTGTGATCGCACCTTTACGCGAAAACCTAGCGGCTGGCATCATTATGCTGTCCGGTTGGATACCAGGCACACCATTTTTAGATCCCATGTGCGGTAGTGGTACTTTTTTAATTGAAGCAGCCATGATGGCAGTGAATCAACCACCTGGTATGAAACGTACATTTGGTTTTCAAAAACTTACTTCATTCGATGAAGGCCTTTGGAAAAAAATTGAAACCGAAGCTATGAATAAAATGAAGCCTATTGAGTTTTTAGATATTTATGGATCAGATATGGATTTAAGGGCAGTGCGAGTTGCGCGTCACAATTTAAAAGTTGCAGGCTTGGAAGAAGTTGCAAAAGTCATACAAAGTGATTTTGTAAAATTAGAACCTCCCGCATCAGAAGGAACGCTTGTGACCAATCCGCCTTATGGACAACGTATAGGGGAGGATGAAGATTTAAAAGAAGTTTATCCCGTCTGGGCAAAGCATATGAAAGAATCCTTCGGGGGTTGGAATACTTATTTTTTAACTGCAGATCTTGAGATGCCAAAAGATATGCGATTAAAACCTTCAAAAAAAACCCCGTTGTATAACGGGGCGTTAGAGTGTCGTTTGTTCGAAATTAAAATGGTGGCAGGTAGTAACCGAAAACCAAAAGACTAA
- a CDS encoding ribonuclease H-like YkuK family protein — protein sequence MKKINLEEVRNFIEAQTLESKVYIGCDSERIRIGKDWYADYVMAIVVHINGNNGCKIFGEVARERDYDQKKNKPRYRLMNEVYKVSDLYLKLADILEDRAVEVHLDINPDEMFGSNCVIHEAIGYIRGTCNVIPMVKPNAFAASYAAGKFKTLEDRKVG from the coding sequence ATGAAAAAAATAAATTTAGAAGAGGTTCGAAATTTTATTGAGGCACAAACTTTAGAATCAAAAGTTTATATTGGTTGTGATTCTGAAAGAATTAGAATTGGAAAAGATTGGTATGCAGATTATGTCATGGCAATAGTCGTTCATATTAATGGCAATAACGGATGCAAAATTTTTGGCGAAGTAGCGCGCGAGAGAGATTATGATCAAAAAAAGAATAAACCTCGCTATAGGTTAATGAACGAAGTATATAAAGTATCCGACTTGTATCTTAAATTAGCCGATATATTAGAGGATAGAGCTGTAGAAGTTCATCTCGATATCAATCCAGATGAAATGTTTGGTTCTAATTGTGTCATTCATGAGGCTATTGGCTATATTCGTGGCACATGTAATGTGATTCCAATGGTCAAACCCAATGCATTTGCAGCGTCTTATGCTGCAGGAAAATTTAAAACCCTTGAAGACCGAAAGGTCGGTTAG